The window GGGGGTGGGCGGGGTGGAGAAAGGAaaaggttgggggggggggggggggatttgaaTCGAATGtgattgacagacagacagtgGATTTTTAGCGAGACCTGGATGGAGCAGATGGTAGATGCAAAGTGGTGGTGGGCTACCATCTACAGGTTTTTTCCACCTAACGGGCCTGGACATGctctgataaataaataaaatgggttCGAATGGTGCAAAAGCTCTAAAGCAGCCCCCTCCTGACAGACATCAACAAAAAGAATTGGAGGCTGCATTCGTGCAGCCGTCTTCAATGGTGCatcgtaaagaaaaaaatgtcccatGTTAGCGTGATTGCAATGAAAATGGCCACATCTTTTATAGCAGAATTTGGCCTCAGACATGATTGGAGATGATTTGCAGAGGGTTCATGAGCAAGGCTCATTTGCATAATAAAATTGTACCATTGCATCTgattatttgaataaaaacaacaaggtCAAAAGGACTTGCTTATTTGATTATACTCACGGCGAGTTTGATGACGACGTGCATacgctgtttaaaaaaaaactgaaatcgcCTGAGACCTCTGTTACCTTTTACATTAGCATGCGAGCTAATTTTGAATGCAAGTCAATAGGGGCCTGCTAGCATCACTTCAGCTATCCGCTCCAGCACATTTTCCCACACCACATCTAAACGCTATTGTGTCCAATTTTAGACGCGATGTGATGTACAAATGCAATACATAGTGTTGCTGTTTGTTAGTTTATGTAGGTGGAACGCTAGTACATAGTTAGCCACATCAacataatcaatcaatcaatgctTGTCTTGTCTATCAATCTCGAGATCGGGCTGTGGAGTGAGTGAATGCACTAATCTGGTTTAGTTTCACCCCAAAATGCCGACCTTGCGCACACTAAGGCCGTGTGTCTACTCTGCTCTCGTCGCTACTGTGCACAGAGCTCCCATCAAGCAAGCACCATGGCCAACATGTTAACAAGGAATCTGCCTGCAACCACGCACGGCATGTTCAGTTATAACATGTCAAATTACTCACACTTACATTTCTTTTGAAACACACCCCTAGTCTCAGAATGATACTATAATAATGTAAATGCCATGGTTAAATCTGAGGATCTGATCATGACATTGAATGATTGCTAATGATGCAATGGAATTGAGGACCTTGGCTATATATGAGGGTCTGAGATTTAAGCACACTCTTGAATGATGGGGGATTTTGGTGGGAGTCTGTCACCATTTTTTAGTACCAGCTAATATTTATGCAAATGCCCTCTGAAATTAATAACACTTTATGATCCtgcgctcctcctcctcctcttagtCTTGTATATGGGAGTTCCAGATCATCCCACCCTGAGTCTGAGCTCCTCCACCGCCAAGCCTACGCTACCCCACACCCTCTGCAGGGCTATGCCACCAATCACCACCCAGGGAGCTCCAGCCAAGGCGGGGCTTGGGGAGCAGCTGGACGGAGTTTGGGTGAGATAAATGTCATACCTACCGTGTCCCCAACAGTAGGGGCCACAGTAATGAATTATTAGTGTGGCCGACCAGCCGTGCAAAATCGGGACGCGTGCTTTATAATTTTGCACACTGATTTCATTCATCTGGGCTTTGACtgaaaacaatcaataaatagcgATATACGTCTCCAATAGAAGACAATGGCAACGTTTAATGTACAATTATATTGATTTCATATAAAAGTGATTAAAACCCTGAACAGTAAGTTTGCCTGCAgtgtaatgagatttttttttgtctcagtaTTAAGTGCCATCAaaacatcagttttttttaacatgccaCTTAATGAACAGTGAAAAACAACTCACGGCTGAATCAGTTTGCAGGTTACAAGTGGGAGTAAAATCCATTACCGAGGCATTGCCTAGATAAGTGTGACTATGagcatttaataaaaatagtcGCCATGCAAAATGGATCAGGCCTGAGGAAGATATCATAAGGTACTTTATCACTGCTAACCATTTATTCTTAACATTTATGGAATTTTAACGTGATACTGTATCATAGCCTTATCCAAGTCTAAACTCATTATCATATCCTGGGCTTTTAGATCTATTCAATGCTCTCTATTTATTTGACGGCGCAAAAGAGCTATAAAGACAGGGTCGTTAATACTTATTGTGTTACTGCGTCATCAGGAAGAATTATGTATTTTCGAAACACGTTTTAATTGTATCTCCTACTATTAGGTCTTTCGGGGCTGTTTGACACTGGCCTGCACCATGCCAGCCCCTCAGCCCCTGATGCTTCAGTCATGAATCTTATTTCGGCGTTGGAGTCTCGGGGTCCCCAAGCTCCCCCCTCCGCCTCCTCGCTACTTTCCCAGTTCCGCACACCATCTTGGCAGACAGGTGAGTCTGTGTTCCTTCATGTGTTAACTTGGAAACGTGCCCTACTTTAAAGAAACTTGTGTTTATCGTTTTGCCGGCAATATACTATGCGCTAATTTATTTGATAGGTTACTATGCAAAGAAGAAACCCAAACTTCATTGGGCATTTTTATTTGCACTGTGTAGATGACTGCATTGATTTTGAGTAATTTCTCTTCTgtaccccccaccccacctctTCCTGAACAGCGATGCACACACCTGCTCCTCCAGAATTATTCATTTCTGGAGCTCTTCCTGGCTCGGGCTCCTTCCCCTCCTCCTCCGCTCTCTCAGCCTATCAGCACCCAGCATCCTTTTCCAGCCGCTCCTTTCCCGGTGCCTCCCTTTCCCTCCAAGACACCCCCACGTTTAGCCCAACATCTAATGGTCTTCTGTCCCCACATGACCCCTTACTACACATCAAAGCTCCCTCCCAGTCTAGCCTGGGTTTTGACAGACTACTGTCCTCACAGGGGGCTGCTGCAGCCGCCTATAGGGGCAGTCAAGACCCTACAGGTGCCTCATCAGCCCAGGCATCCTCTGCTAGGCACCTGCAGTCTCATCAGTTCAACCTGCTGTCCTCACAGCTCCAGGACCAGTCCTCTCAGCTGTATAATGCCTCAGTATTCTCCTCGGCTCAGCCCCAAGCTCATTCCCAGTCAAACTCGGCTCAGGAACGAGCCGTGCCCAGACAGGATAGCGTCATCAAACACTACCAGCGGCCAACACCAACGCAGCCGCAGCTCTCATCCTCCGCTGCTCACTCCCTGCAGCACTACCTCAGTTGTGGAGGGGCAGGGTACCAACAAATTGCCTCTCATCATAGGCACGCTGGCCTTTCTTGCAGTCCCCTGGGTGACCAGAGCCCCTCATCTGACCACAAAGCTTCGTCTCGCACTGAGCAATATAGGCCAATCATCCAGCCTCCGTATTcgtcatcttcctcttcctcatcctcctcgGCTGGGAAAGGTACCAAAAGCAGCTCCAGCAGTGGCTACTCATCTGCTAGTTCAGCATCGTCTTCAAGAACGCCTCTCACGCCTCCTTCTGCATCCTCTACCTCCTCGTCCTCTTCATCGTCTTCTGCTACTCCTGGGGCTCACCCTTCTAACTCAATCCCCACCTCTAGCTCTAGTGCAGCCCCCGCTAGGCAGCAACCCCCCACTCAACCGGCACCACCTCCCCCAGCCACTCAGCAGCAACAGCCCCCTCCCACCTCCACTTCAACACCCCAGTCTCTTCCCAAATCCTGCCTCTCTGGTTACGGTTCACCTGTTCCCCCTGTAAAACCCCCCACATCTGGTCTCACTGGTCAAACCCCACCTCAACAACAGACTCAGTCATATTCTCCAAATCAGCCCCCTACTTCTCACCTAGCTCAGTCCTATGGCGGCTTCAGTTCGCCACAAGCCCAGGACCTGAGCTCAGGTACTGGTGGGAAAGGCTATGGAAGTTTAGGAGGGCGAAGTCAGCCGTACCCCAGTGATCTATACGGAGCAGATTCTGCTTATGGATCACTTCCCTCTTCCCTGGGTGGAGCTGGAAGCCCATCACTGGGTTATGGTGCTCCAGGCCATTCTCCTGCGCTTTTAAGATCAAGTGGTTCATCAGGCAGTGGTGCATCTGGGGGAGGTAGTAGCAGTGGTACAGGAAGTGGAAACTCTGGGTCAGGAGGAGGGGCAGGAAATGGTATGACAAGTGAGCGAGGTGCTGGAGGGAGTGGAGGAGGGTCTTATCATATTCCCGATTCAAGTCCCTCCCCATCTGGAAACTCTGGCATTATCCGCCCAGGGCTGCACTCCCCCGTGCCGGCATGTCCCACGCAATCTCCTGGAGGTGCTGGTTCTAATAAATACATCTCCTCAGTTCTCTCTCCTCCTTTTTTAAGCTCCCCTCAAGGCTACCCTGACACCAGAGGTCCTAACTCTCAATCTCAGTCTTATCATGCGAACTCTTCAAAATCAAAAGCCGACACTTCAATGCTCGGAGTTGGTTCTCAACGATCACAAGAAGAAGTAGATGATGACGATGAGTTCCTAATTCAACACTTGCTGCAGGCACAGGCGAGTCCTGCTCCTCAGGCCACTCATCACCAGCCCCAACCCACTTCGCAGCAAACACAGCCACAACCTCAGTCGGCACCACCAACATCCGATGCTGGCAAAGGATTGAGCTATGATATGGGAAAGTCTTCTGAAGAAAGGTATCATCCCCAGAGTGTCATACGCACCCACAGTGCCACATCTTCTTCTGGGGTAGGTAATGCAACCTCTGGGCTAGACAGTCAGCTGGAGATGTCTTTGAAAAAACAGCagcaacatcaacaacaacaacaacaacagcaacaacaccaTCACCAACAACAGCAAAGGAACGAGAGGCCTGTTGGGAGCAGCAGAAACAGTGGCGGACGAGGCAGTGCCGAACAAGTGCACTCGCACCTACTTCACCATGACAACTTGGGCTCTGTAGTCCACTATGGGCGAGGGGACCCATATACACAACACTCTCTTCCTCCACAGCACTCGTCCCATAATCAGCATGTATCGTCACATTCGCAGATGCCACCCCACAATCAGATGGAGTTGCAGAAAAAGGAGCGCTCTGAAATCCCTTATCCACGGAAAACGCCAGAGGTCCAGCCTCAGAGCACTGCGTCTCTTATGGACTCTCCCACAGATCAGTCCCACCAGCCCCCACACCTGCTCCAGTCTGTTTTATCCCATACAACCCGCAACAAACTCGAACCTCATTCGCAGCACCACAAGATGGACACACACCCACAGCATCAACAGCAACATCACAAAATGGATACTCACCGGCCTCATCAGCAACACCATAAAATGGACTCCCACCAACCTCACCAACACCCTAAAATGGACTCCCACCCCCAGCATCCACAGCACCACAAGATCGACTCTCACCCCCAACAGCAGCAGCACTCCATTGGCCAACAGCAAACTGTAATGGAGAGTGCGAGCGGACGACTGGGTTCGACTAAGCATTCGGCTCAAGCTCAGTCCCAAACGACCCAGCTGCAGCTGCAACTCCAGTCACAGGCTTTAGAGGTGGCAGCGGCTCATTACAACCACGGACCCTCGTCACATCAACACGAGCAGAGTCAAGTCAAACAAAGCTCAGTTGTTTCATCTTTGGACATGCTGGAGCGCTCTCTTTCGCAGACCTCCGGCACAGATGTAGCAATTTCAGAAGACCGACGTGGTGGGCGGAGCGGAGGTAGCAACGAGCGTCACAGACAGCAAGAGCAGCAGCAAAGGCAGCACCCGTCTCACCATCACCCGCCGCCCCACTCGGCCCCTGAACTCCATTCGTTCCTCTCTGAGTCTGAAATCTCCATGCCCACCCCGTCTCACATGCACCACCTCTCGCAGCACCATCCacaacagcaacagcagcatGCTAGCTCTCAGCACCAACAAGCCCATTCTCATCACCCTCACTCTCAGCCACAGACCCCACACTCTCACCATATCTCCTCTCAGTCTGCCCCGACGCATCCCCAACCTCAGCCCGATACGCAGCAGTCTCTCCCCTCTCAGCTCACGCCCCAGCAAAGCCAATTAGACCAACAACGCTCAGAGCAGCACCAGTTTGATACTGTCAGCCCAGTGGAAAAAGCAGACCAAACCCAACAGAGTAATCGCTTTGTTCCCCTAACTTCTATTTGTTTTCCTGACTCCCTTCTCCAAGATGAGGACCGTTCATTTTTTCCAGGTATGGAAGACATGTTTTGTGCGGAGGACTACAAATCAAGTTGTGCGGGTGGTGCAGGACCAGGTCAGGAGGAGATGAATGATAGCCATACTGGGCAGGAGGCTATGGGCTCTATGAAAGCTGGACAAAGTGGTGCTGGACCAGGTGGCGGTAGTGGAACTGGCTATGATATGATGGGTCATCATGGAGACCAGGGTTATGAGCCATACTGTCACAGCCTGGAGGAACCCAGCAACAACACTATGACTCTGGATCTTGACTCCTTGAAAACCCATGAGCTACCTTCCACCGTTAACACTGAGCAGCTCGGTCTAATTCAGTCCCAGGGCCCAGCAATGGGTATGGGCACTAATAATGCTGGACCTAATAACCCCGGTGCGAAGCTGTCCTCCGGGCCTGGAGGTACAAGCACAGGCGGGGCATCCGGTGGCCTCCAATCGCCAATTTTCTGCTCATCTCGTCCGAAGAAGCTCCTCAAGTCTAGTTCTTTTCACCTCCTAAAGGAGCGCAGGGACCCCAACACACTGCCTAAGAAAAGTTATGCCCAAGAGTACGAATTTGAAGATGATGAGGACAAAGCTGACCAGCCT is drawn from Stigmatopora nigra isolate UIUO_SnigA chromosome 18, RoL_Snig_1.1, whole genome shotgun sequence and contains these coding sequences:
- the prr12a gene encoding proline-rich protein 12; amino-acid sequence: MDRNYPGTGFGDLGAGAGWSYERSAKASLVYGSSRSSHPESELLHRQAYATPHPLQGYATNHHPGSSSQGGAWGAAGRSLGLSGLFDTGLHHASPSAPDASVMNLISALESRGPQAPPSASSLLSQFRTPSWQTAMHTPAPPELFISGALPGSGSFPSSSALSAYQHPASFSSRSFPGASLSLQDTPTFSPTSNGLLSPHDPLLHIKAPSQSSLGFDRLLSSQGAAAAAYRGSQDPTGASSAQASSARHLQSHQFNLLSSQLQDQSSQLYNASVFSSAQPQAHSQSNSAQERAVPRQDSVIKHYQRPTPTQPQLSSSAAHSLQHYLSCGGAGYQQIASHHRHAGLSCSPLGDQSPSSDHKASSRTEQYRPIIQPPYSSSSSSSSSSAGKGTKSSSSSGYSSASSASSSRTPLTPPSASSTSSSSSSSSATPGAHPSNSIPTSSSSAAPARQQPPTQPAPPPPATQQQQPPPTSTSTPQSLPKSCLSGYGSPVPPVKPPTSGLTGQTPPQQQTQSYSPNQPPTSHLAQSYGGFSSPQAQDLSSGTGGKGYGSLGGRSQPYPSDLYGADSAYGSLPSSLGGAGSPSLGYGAPGHSPALLRSSGSSGSGASGGGSSSGTGSGNSGSGGGAGNGMTSERGAGGSGGGSYHIPDSSPSPSGNSGIIRPGLHSPVPACPTQSPGGAGSNKYISSVLSPPFLSSPQGYPDTRGPNSQSQSYHANSSKSKADTSMLGVGSQRSQEEVDDDDEFLIQHLLQAQASPAPQATHHQPQPTSQQTQPQPQSAPPTSDAGKGLSYDMGKSSEERYHPQSVIRTHSATSSSGVGNATSGLDSQLEMSLKKQQQHQQQQQQQQQHHHQQQQRNERPVGSSRNSGGRGSAEQVHSHLLHHDNLGSVVHYGRGDPYTQHSLPPQHSSHNQHVSSHSQMPPHNQMELQKKERSEIPYPRKTPEVQPQSTASLMDSPTDQSHQPPHLLQSVLSHTTRNKLEPHSQHHKMDTHPQHQQQHHKMDTHRPHQQHHKMDSHQPHQHPKMDSHPQHPQHHKIDSHPQQQQHSIGQQQTVMESASGRLGSTKHSAQAQSQTTQLQLQLQSQALEVAAAHYNHGPSSHQHEQSQVKQSSVVSSLDMLERSLSQTSGTDVAISEDRRGGRSGGSNERHRQQEQQQRQHPSHHHPPPHSAPELHSFLSESEISMPTPSHMHHLSQHHPQQQQQHASSQHQQAHSHHPHSQPQTPHSHHISSQSAPTHPQPQPDTQQSLPSQLTPQQSQLDQQRSEQHQFDTVSPVEKADQTQQSNRFVPLTSICFPDSLLQDEDRSFFPGMEDMFCAEDYKSSCAGGAGPGQEEMNDSHTGQEAMGSMKAGQSGAGPGGGSGTGYDMMGHHGDQGYEPYCHSLEEPSNNTMTLDLDSLKTHELPSTVNTEQLGLIQSQGPAMGMGTNNAGPNNPGAKLSSGPGGTSTGGASGGLQSPIFCSSRPKKLLKSSSFHLLKERRDPNTLPKKSYAQEYEFEDDEDKADQPADIRLNSRRLPDLLPDLVSSCRKGGGGSGSLSPLMGELDFYHASSYQPIGPHTLMPQEGPKKRGRKPTRPKREGPPRPRGRPRIRPMPEPYTPRGMMGEMGGTVGGGGGGFNVEGRGRGRGRGSRGRGGRREDMYMEMSGKEQEQMHHHHHQQQQPLHHQPQQLQHEPIPPLKIKLPIPMSSSDDLLRTDSLSGTDPALSDGSVGSAPSIGLSPGPCSTESTRAQDKNKQKSQMINEGMDEDGLQERGDEKDSESKAGLVASLLDFLNTGKRPPGLDISPGMEADNGETSPCKSGLRPLSPAPPPPPPATGFGDGEGNGGLALGSCPSPKRLEDELKRNLETLPSFSSDEEDSVGKNQDLQKSISSAISALYDTPQLTANLHHPIPPPPPQPQPSHSPLTPPLQPPTLSPQTDIHTPHTQPELNEPCVLQPEDECTHENKHEDDDDEKSTKVDEESEMMAEREQQLETLGAPELEAAMPEIPPPAAAIPHPPSVPTSPASSASSSPAPSPLPPLSMPSPPPAVEEQREDLKPSSPAAAKSQTPPPPLTATFPLPDTSPPPHSSPAPPTSLAQHPPAQASPQKESPTPSPESAASPEEERPPPKNSNLHLAQKQEDAAIAGESEEDDSESGGEGIFRERDEFVVRVEDIRTLKLALQTGREPPPIWRVQKALLQKFSPEIKDGQRQFCATSNYLGYFGDAKRRYQRIYVKFLENVNKKDYVRVCSRRPWRRATPALRRQSFPRMASPPASQAQPKEERLTPPSQREKDTKEKSRVTPTLAKEQREKKEAPAAVPKAKEKQRVQPSQDKVEKRTAERGKSKDERKAPERKEKPDRLPKSKPAKVKAEPPPKKRKKWLKEAPSSSDSDSSDEAASENEMPVKGGVNNRAMREMFRSYVEMLVSTALDPDMIQALEDTDDELYLPPMRKIDSILSEQKRRLLRRVSMSSQHQEVVHAYPQIIVDPLDSGVVRVRLSGDGYNRKTLNRVKKILPKPQDLKLSSDSYQIYSLYHSLHHYKYHTFLQCKKETNTIEQAAEDPGQEEVVQQCMANQSWLDTLFGSFIELLTLSTKA